Proteins encoded by one window of bacterium:
- a CDS encoding glycosyltransferase family 9 protein, protein MPSLFVKLPNWMGDILFAYDLLFSLSCHFDRIGLCTSIQHSDLFSIFPVPNAEVIAYPAESWPHWDPETIQKIEHFQADGGLVLPNSIGSALALRWAGVSPLYGYDYEHRGFLLRKSLKPPTHRMHQSEYFLELLKLFDIAPARYPALPNCKRESLAILHPGASKKERAWHLDRFVEIGRKLKEEGLAVMFVSGEELHLNGFSLTIKPSLGEFAELLKRCALFIGNDSGPLHLAQQCGAPVIGIYGPGDPSITGLRSLSTGRVIYHSFPCSPCRQRFFVECEPSSNQKPFCIETITVEEVWKMVKTILKDGIEYRPPETELRT, encoded by the coding sequence ATGCCTTCTCTCTTCGTGAAACTGCCCAATTGGATGGGAGATATTCTGTTTGCATACGACCTGCTTTTCAGCCTTTCGTGTCATTTCGACAGGATCGGACTCTGTACTTCGATTCAACATTCTGACCTTTTCTCGATTTTTCCGGTTCCCAATGCCGAGGTGATCGCCTACCCTGCGGAAAGCTGGCCACACTGGGACCCTGAAACAATCCAGAAAATCGAGCATTTTCAGGCAGATGGGGGACTCGTGCTACCAAACTCAATTGGTTCTGCCCTTGCCTTGCGGTGGGCAGGTGTATCTCCACTATATGGTTACGACTATGAGCATCGTGGATTCTTGCTCCGAAAATCATTGAAGCCCCCGACACATCGAATGCATCAATCGGAATACTTCCTGGAGTTACTGAAACTATTTGACATTGCTCCAGCTCGTTATCCGGCTTTACCGAACTGCAAGCGTGAATCGCTCGCCATCCTCCATCCGGGAGCGTCGAAAAAAGAAAGAGCATGGCATCTCGATCGTTTTGTTGAGATCGGACGGAAACTGAAAGAGGAAGGCCTTGCGGTGATGTTTGTCTCGGGGGAAGAACTGCATCTGAATGGATTTTCTCTGACTATCAAACCATCACTGGGCGAGTTTGCCGAATTGCTAAAAAGATGCGCACTTTTCATTGGGAACGATTCAGGGCCTCTTCACCTTGCGCAGCAATGCGGAGCACCTGTGATCGGAATCTATGGGCCGGGAGATCCTAGTATTACCGGGCTCCGGTCATTGTCGACGGGCCGGGTCATCTATCACTCATTCCCTTGCTCTCCTTGCAGGCAACGATTCTTTGTTGAATGTGAACCATCGTCCAATCAAAAACCTTTTTGCATTGAAACGATTACGGTTGAGGAAGTGTGGAAGATGGTCAAAACAATTCTGAAGGACGGCATCGAATACCGTCCTCCAGAAACAGAACTTAGGACTTGA
- a CDS encoding Hsp20/alpha crystallin family protein, with the protein MVGLERYRPFRSIDMFPEFNDLVSRLFDDQVFNVGRPQTWVPTSDIHETEDQVKIHLDLPGMSRENLDIQLTDSNTLTIRGERKFEEVDKAKYHRVERFYGNFTRSFVLPTNVDTDKITATFKDGVLEISLPKAESAKPRKITIKS; encoded by the coding sequence ATGGTTGGATTGGAAAGATATAGACCATTCAGAAGTATCGACATGTTTCCTGAATTCAATGACTTAGTTTCTCGTTTGTTTGATGACCAGGTCTTCAATGTAGGCAGACCGCAGACATGGGTACCCACTTCAGACATTCATGAAACTGAAGATCAGGTGAAGATCCATTTGGATCTTCCTGGAATGAGCCGGGAAAACCTTGATATTCAGCTCACGGACAGCAACACGCTCACAATTCGCGGTGAAAGAAAATTCGAAGAAGTTGATAAGGCAAAGTATCATCGCGTCGAACGCTTCTATGGCAACTTCACTCGCAGTTTTGTGCTGCCAACGAATGTTGATACAGACAAAATCACTGCGACTTTCAAAGATGGCGTTCTTGAGATTTCTCTGCCGAAAGCTGAGTCCGCAAAGCCACGCAAAATCACGATCAAGTCCTAA
- a CDS encoding SDR family oxidoreductase, translating into MAKRVVLVTGGARGIGAAICRLFASRDYDILFTYNRSAESSKELKGSLSDLCHVENLQVDVSQYDDVTRLFGFCTAKFGRLDVLVNCASHSSSSGWDIEPRQIDWNEWQKTMDTDVKGTMLCSHTAFELMGERGGKIINFSSSAALYGDAHTYFYTAAKSAVVGITRTMARLFAPTVQVNCVAPGSIATDWITKWKLTSEDLAAISNESPSGRIGKPEEVAELVAFLASPECTYMTGQTFVIDGGIYMP; encoded by the coding sequence ATGGCGAAAAGGGTAGTCCTGGTCACAGGAGGCGCTCGAGGGATCGGCGCTGCAATCTGTCGACTGTTCGCGAGCAGAGACTATGACATTCTTTTCACCTACAACCGTTCTGCAGAATCGTCCAAGGAGCTCAAAGGATCCTTATCCGACCTGTGCCACGTCGAGAATCTGCAAGTGGACGTTAGCCAGTACGACGACGTGACCCGTCTCTTTGGGTTTTGCACAGCAAAGTTTGGACGCCTCGATGTACTCGTCAATTGCGCTTCTCATTCCTCGTCGAGCGGTTGGGACATAGAACCCCGGCAAATCGACTGGAACGAATGGCAAAAGACCATGGACACTGACGTTAAAGGAACCATGCTTTGCAGCCACACTGCCTTTGAATTGATGGGTGAACGAGGGGGGAAAATCATCAATTTTTCCTCGAGCGCCGCCCTTTATGGGGATGCTCATACCTATTTTTATACGGCGGCGAAGAGTGCCGTTGTAGGAATTACCCGAACCATGGCCAGGCTGTTTGCACCAACAGTTCAGGTAAACTGCGTTGCGCCAGGTTCCATCGCCACTGATTGGATCACAAAGTGGAAACTGACCAGTGAGGATCTAGCAGCAATTTCGAACGAAAGCCCTTCCGGACGGATCGGAAAACCGGAAGAGGTTGCTGAGTTGGTTGCGTTTCTGGCTTCACCGGAATGCACTTATATGACAGGACAAACTTTTGTGATTGATGGTGGAATTTACATGCCATAA
- a CDS encoding 7-cyano-7-deazaguanine synthase: protein MTIMIHDYSCALVLLSGGLDSGAALAWAQNRFQQIKAISYHYYLRPFRERLAVLRLLQHFPADLIEVPLPFLKEAADFVSKFSSKAPEGYISNRNMIFYSIAIYFAEMHQCTAIVGGHTAEDQDAFPDAGSRFVQALQDLANQALQIRKVQIELPLAGYTKLQVLEKAIEWKVPLNFTWSCYWNQTEPCGICISCTERAEAFRQLGMNDPLCTT, encoded by the coding sequence ATGACGATTATGATCCACGATTACTCTTGCGCGCTTGTTCTGCTGTCCGGCGGGCTCGATTCAGGGGCCGCTCTTGCGTGGGCTCAAAATCGTTTCCAACAAATCAAAGCGATCTCCTATCATTATTACCTGCGCCCTTTTCGCGAGCGGCTTGCCGTGCTCCGTTTGCTTCAACATTTTCCTGCTGATTTAATCGAAGTGCCGCTTCCGTTTCTGAAAGAGGCAGCGGACTTTGTTTCAAAATTTTCCAGCAAAGCTCCGGAAGGCTACATCTCCAACCGAAACATGATTTTTTATTCGATCGCCATCTATTTTGCTGAAATGCACCAATGCACAGCAATTGTGGGCGGTCATACCGCGGAAGACCAGGATGCCTTTCCTGATGCAGGTTCCCGCTTTGTTCAGGCGTTACAGGATCTCGCAAATCAGGCGTTGCAAATCCGCAAAGTGCAAATCGAATTGCCGCTTGCAGGCTACACGAAACTGCAGGTGCTTGAAAAGGCGATTGAATGGAAAGTTCCACTGAACTTCACATGGAGTTGTTACTGGAATCAAACGGAGCCCTGCGGTATCTGTATTAGCTGCACAGAAAGAGCCGAAGCTTTCCGTCAGTTAGGAATGAACGACCCGTTGTGTACGACCTGA